Proteins found in one Leucoraja erinacea ecotype New England chromosome 34, Leri_hhj_1, whole genome shotgun sequence genomic segment:
- the fut11 gene encoding alpha-(1,3)-fucosyltransferase 11, which yields MAAAVSLLLLWPLLLLLAAAGAAGEAEAAARGQARGQAGVFQPASALTQFQFGAAAAAAAAAAASGAQREDGRGTVAGTGGEVQREAEAQREAEAQREGAGPGPRVEPQPQREGPSPGVEAEGGRPGPGVEAEPQGEGPSPGVDVLEPPLLLWWSGQLFPHLPRRTQRIDCRAGPCVSSRRRRHQGRAAAIIVYGTELRAYEAPLPRAARQAWALFHEESPMNNYLLAHAAAIRLFNYTATFRRHSDYPLSLQWLPGLPYLCHPPTLSLGHKQQARSRGLAPVLYMQSHCQVAADRDRYVQQLMQHLQIDSYGQCLQNKELPNQRLVDTLTATTEDPEFMEFISKYKFHLAMENAICDDYMTEKLWRPMHLGVVPIYRGSPVVQDWLPNSHSVILIDDFQSPKDLADYINYLDQNDEEYMKYLEYKKPGGITNTVLVESLEKREWGVNDFNKPNYLNGFECYVCDQENMRLQAEKAHQEQPDKFPPPAPKMAAYNHLGCPVPEPGFGSFDDIPDDDSWKQMWQQDYWQSADQAEALATMILRNESDASKLWDYVHQLMMKRSKH from the exons ATGGCGGCGGCGGTGTCGCTGCTCCTCCTGTGGCCGCTGTTGCTGCTCCTGGCGGCGGCGGGGGCGGCGGGAGAGGCCGAGGCTGCGGCCCGGGGACAGGCCCGGGGACAGGCCGGCGTGTTCCAGCCCGCGTCCGCGCTCACACAGTTCCAGTTcggggcggcggcggcagcggcggcggcagcggcggcgtcCGGGGCCCAGCGTGAGGACGGGCGGGGAACGGTGGCCGGAACCGGGGGAGAGGTCCAGCGAGAGGCCGAGGCCCAGCGAGAGGCCGAGGCCCAGCGTGAAGGAGCGGGGCCTGGGCCTCGGGTAGAGCCCCAGCCCCAGCGTGAGGGCCCAAGCCCCGGGGTAGAGGCCGAGGGAGGGAGGCCTGGGCCTGGGGTAGAGGCTGAGCCCCAGGGTGAGGGCCCCAGCCCCGGGGTGGACGTGCTGGAGCCCCCGCTGCTGCTGTGGTGGAGCGGGCAGCTGTTCCCGCACCTTCCCCGCCGCACACAGCGCATCGATTGCCGGGCCGGGCCGTGTGTGtcgagccgccgccgccgccaccaggGCCGCGCCGCCGCCATCATCGTGTACGGCACCGAGCTCCGCGCCTACGAGGCTCCGCTGCCTCGGGCCGCCCGCCAGGCCTGGGCCCTCTTCCACGAGGAGTCGCCCATGAACAACTACCTGCTGGCCCACGCCGCCGCCATCCGCCTCTTCAACTACACGGCCACCTTCCGCAGGCATTCCGACTACCCGCTGTCCCTGCAGTGGCTGCCCGGCCTACCCTACCTCTGCCACCCGCCAACACTCTCCCTCGGGCACAAGCAACAGGCCCGCAGCCGCGGCCTTGCCCCCGTCCTCTACATGCAGTCACACTGCCAGGTGGCCGCCGACCGCGACCGCTATGTCCAGCAGCTCATGCAACACCTACAG ATTGACTCCTATGGCCAGTGCCTGCAGAACAAGGAGCTGCCCAATCAGCGGCTGGTGGACACTCTGACAGCGACCACAGAAGATCCAGAGTTCATGGAATTCATCAGCAAGTACAAGTTTCACCTTGCCATGGAGAATGCGATCTGTGATGACTACATGACTGAGAAACTGTGGCGGCCCATGCACTTGGGAGTGGTGCCGATATACCGCGGGTCCCCTGTGGTGCAGGACTGGTTGCCCAATTCCCACTCTGTAATTCTGATCGACGACTTCCAATCTCCCAAAGACCTGGCAGACTATATCAATTACTTGGATCAGAATGACGAGGAATACATGAAGTATCTGGAGTATAAAAAGCCAGGTGGCATCACTAACACTGTACTGGTGGAGAGTTTGGAGAAGCGGGAGTGGGGCGTGAATGACTTTAACAAGCCCAACTATTTGAACGGATTTGAATGCTATGTTTGCGATCAGGAGAACATGCGCCTGCaggcagagaaggctcaccaggaGCAACCTGATAAAttccccccaccagcccccaagATGGCTGCGTATAATCACTTGGGATGCCCCGTCCCAGAGCCTGGGTTTGGAAGCTTCGATGACATCCCTGACGATGACAG TTGGAAACAAATGTGGCAGCAAGACTACTGGCAGAGTGCCGACCAAGCTGAAGCATTGGCTACTATGATTCTCCGCAATGAATCCGATGCCAGTAAACTGTGGGATTACGTCCATCAATTGATGATGAAGAGGAGCAAACACTAA